A stretch of Metabacillus sp. FJAT-52054 DNA encodes these proteins:
- the ylqF gene encoding ribosome biogenesis GTPase YlqF — protein MAIQWFPGHMAKARRQVTEKLKLIDIVYELVDARLPLSSRNPMIDEIVSVKPRIILLNKADMADPRITKEWLSYFKEKGMHALPLDAQSGKGLKDILPLSKLVLKEKLDRLEAKGVRPRAIRALIIGIPNVGKSTLINRLAKKNMAKTGDRPGVTTAQQWVKVGKEIELLDTPGILWPKFEDQLVGYKLAVTGAIKDTILNLQDITVYALNFLRENYPERLKERYGFEEIPEEIVAVFDEIANRRGCMMSGGIVDYDKTSELVLREIRSEKLGALSFERPGEEI, from the coding sequence ATGGCTATACAATGGTTTCCCGGCCATATGGCGAAAGCCAGGAGGCAGGTAACAGAAAAATTAAAGCTGATTGATATTGTTTATGAATTGGTGGATGCAAGGCTGCCTCTTTCATCTAGAAATCCGATGATTGATGAAATTGTTTCAGTCAAACCTCGTATCATTTTGCTCAACAAAGCAGATATGGCGGATCCAAGAATAACGAAAGAATGGCTCAGCTATTTTAAAGAAAAAGGAATGCATGCCCTTCCTCTGGATGCCCAGTCTGGAAAAGGGTTGAAGGACATACTTCCGCTTTCCAAGCTGGTTTTAAAAGAGAAGCTGGACCGTCTTGAAGCAAAAGGTGTTCGGCCCCGCGCCATCAGAGCGCTCATTATCGGAATTCCCAATGTAGGGAAATCGACGCTGATTAATCGACTGGCCAAGAAAAATATGGCCAAAACAGGAGATCGTCCAGGTGTTACAACAGCTCAGCAATGGGTAAAGGTTGGCAAAGAAATCGAGCTTCTGGATACACCGGGTATTTTATGGCCGAAATTCGAGGACCAGCTTGTCGGCTATAAGCTTGCGGTTACTGGAGCAATTAAGGATACCATTTTAAATCTTCAGGATATTACAGTCTATGCCCTGAATTTTTTAAGAGAGAATTATCCTGAGAGACTTAAGGAGCGTTATGGATTTGAGGAAATTCCTGAGGAAATCGTTGCGGTCTTTGATGAAATCGCCAATCGCAGAGGCTGTATGATGAGCGGGGGCATAGTCGACTATGACAAAACCTCAGAGCTGGTCCTGCGGGAAATCCGTTCCGAAAAATTGGGTGCCCTGTCTTTCGAAAGACCGGGAGAAGAGATATGA
- a CDS encoding ribonuclease HII — protein sequence MKQTVKEIQAILSAVRNFEDPLIQTYSRDDRTSVRKLAERHKARLIKKAKMKETFEELKSFEYEARSKGFTTIAGIDEAGRGPLAGPVVAGAVILPEDFYLEGLNDSKKLSEAKRDFFFDVIQKEALAIGVGIVDADEIDEINIYQAAKKAMKLAIHDLKLSPDYLLIDAMEVELNIPQEKIIKGDARSISIAAGSIVAKVTRDRIMKDLAIAYPGYGFDQNMGYGTSVHLESLRLLGITPHHRKTFSPVKEHLN from the coding sequence ATGAAGCAAACCGTTAAAGAAATTCAAGCCATTCTTTCTGCTGTGCGTAATTTTGAAGATCCGCTTATTCAGACATATAGCAGGGATGACCGAACTTCTGTAAGAAAGCTTGCTGAACGTCATAAAGCAAGGCTTATAAAAAAAGCAAAAATGAAAGAAACATTTGAGGAGTTAAAGAGCTTTGAATATGAAGCACGTTCAAAAGGATTTACAACGATAGCGGGAATTGACGAAGCAGGGAGAGGGCCCTTGGCGGGTCCAGTTGTAGCGGGTGCCGTCATCCTTCCGGAAGATTTTTATTTGGAGGGACTGAACGATTCAAAGAAACTATCGGAAGCGAAAAGAGATTTCTTTTTTGACGTCATTCAAAAAGAAGCACTTGCGATTGGTGTGGGAATTGTGGATGCGGATGAAATTGACGAGATCAATATTTATCAGGCGGCTAAGAAGGCTATGAAGCTTGCCATACATGACCTGAAATTGAGTCCTGACTATCTTCTGATTGATGCGATGGAGGTAGAGCTTAATATTCCGCAGGAAAAAATTATTAAAGGAGATGCACGCAGCATTTCCATTGCGGCGGGTTCGATTGTGGCAAAAGTGACCAGGGACAGGATCATGAAGGATCTCGCCATTGCTTATCCAGGCTATGGATTTGATCAGAATATGGGCTATGGAACATCAGTGCATCTGGAATCTTTAAGACTTCTCGGTATCACACCCCATCACCGAAAAACGTTCAGTCCGGTAAAAGAACATCTAAATTAG
- a CDS encoding EscU/YscU/HrcU family type III secretion system export apparatus switch protein: MKDRELRKAIALKYEGNGARAPKVTAKGQGLIADEILLRAREAGVPVKEDPSLAALLQTLEIQQEIPEDLYAVVAEIFAYIYRLDKLKEKN, from the coding sequence ATGAAGGACAGGGAACTGCGCAAGGCAATTGCTCTGAAGTATGAGGGAAACGGGGCGAGGGCTCCAAAGGTAACAGCAAAAGGGCAGGGGCTGATTGCGGATGAAATCCTCTTAAGGGCGAGGGAGGCCGGAGTTCCTGTCAAAGAAGATCCTTCTCTGGCAGCACTCCTCCAAACCCTTGAAATTCAGCAGGAAATTCCGGAAGACCTATATGCAGTGGTTGCCGAAATTTTTGCATACATCTACAGGCTTGACAAATTAAAGGAGAAAAATTGA
- the sucC gene encoding ADP-forming succinate--CoA ligase subunit beta, with the protein MNIHEYQGKEILRKYGVAVPNGKVAFTVEEAVEAAKELGTQVTVVKAQIHAGGRGKAGGVKVAKNLDEVKEYASEILGKTLITHQTGPEGKEVKRLLIEEGCDIKKEYYVGLVLDRDSSRVVLMASEEGGTEIEEVAEKTPEKIFKESVDPAVGLQMYQARRIAFNINIPRELVGQAAKFMMSLYKAFTEKDCSIAEINPLVVTGDGKVMALDAKLNFDANSLYRQKDVLEYRDLDEEDAKEIEASKYDLSYISLDGKIGCMVNGAGLAMATMDIINYYGGEPANFLDVGGGATAEKVTEAFKIILSDQNVKGIFVNIFGGIMKCDIIAEGVVEATKQVGLEIPLVVRLEGTNVELGKQILKDSGLNITAAESMADGAQKIVSLVG; encoded by the coding sequence ATGAATATCCATGAGTACCAGGGAAAAGAAATCCTCAGAAAATATGGGGTTGCAGTGCCTAACGGGAAAGTCGCGTTCACTGTTGAAGAAGCAGTTGAAGCAGCAAAAGAACTAGGAACACAGGTAACTGTGGTAAAAGCACAGATTCATGCAGGCGGCCGCGGAAAAGCAGGCGGGGTAAAGGTTGCGAAAAATCTGGATGAGGTAAAAGAATATGCAAGCGAAATCTTGGGGAAAACACTGATTACCCATCAGACAGGTCCTGAAGGTAAAGAAGTTAAGCGTTTGCTTATCGAGGAAGGCTGCGACATTAAGAAGGAATATTACGTGGGCCTTGTTCTGGACCGTGATTCCTCCAGAGTCGTTCTGATGGCTTCTGAAGAAGGCGGAACAGAAATTGAAGAAGTGGCTGAAAAAACGCCAGAGAAAATTTTTAAAGAATCCGTTGATCCGGCAGTCGGCCTTCAAATGTATCAGGCGCGCCGCATTGCATTCAACATTAACATCCCGCGTGAGCTTGTAGGACAGGCGGCTAAATTTATGATGAGCCTATATAAAGCGTTCACAGAAAAAGATTGTTCGATCGCAGAAATCAACCCATTGGTTGTAACAGGCGACGGAAAAGTCATGGCGCTTGACGCTAAGCTGAACTTCGATGCAAATTCTTTGTACCGTCAAAAAGATGTTCTGGAGTACAGAGATCTTGATGAAGAGGATGCTAAAGAAATTGAAGCATCCAAATACGACCTAAGCTACATCTCATTAGATGGAAAGATCGGCTGCATGGTTAACGGAGCCGGACTTGCGATGGCTACAATGGATATTATCAACTACTACGGCGGAGAACCCGCAAACTTCCTTGATGTTGGGGGCGGCGCGACGGCTGAGAAAGTTACGGAAGCCTTCAAAATCATTTTGTCCGACCAAAATGTAAAAGGCATTTTCGTTAACATTTTCGGCGGAATCATGAAATGCGACATCATTGCTGAAGGAGTAGTGGAAGCAACAAAGCAAGTTGGCCTTGAAATTCCATTGGTTGTGCGTCTGGAAGGCACGAACGTAGAATTGGGCAAACAGATTTTAAAAGATTCAGGATTGAATATTACGGCAGCTGAGTCCATGGCGGATGGAGCTCAAAAAATCGTTTCTTTAGTAGGCTAA
- the sucD gene encoding succinate--CoA ligase subunit alpha: MSVFVNKDTKVIVQGITGSTALFHTKQMLEYGTKIVGGVTPGKGGTEVEGVPVFNTVIDAKNETGANASVIYVPAPFAADSIMEAVDAELDLVICITEHIPVMDMVKVKRYMEGKKTRLVGPNCPGVITPGECKIGIMPGYIHTKGHVGVVSRSGTLTYEAVHQLSQAGIGQSSAVGIGGDPVNGTNFIDVLKAFNEDPETYAVIMIGEIGGTAEEEAAEWVKANMTKPVVGFIGGKTAPPGKRMGHAGAIISGGKGTAEEKVKTMNACGIQVADTPSVMGETLISVLKEKGIYENCKTH, translated from the coding sequence ATGAGTGTTTTCGTTAATAAGGATACAAAAGTTATTGTTCAGGGTATTACAGGTTCAACAGCTCTTTTCCATACAAAGCAAATGCTTGAGTACGGCACGAAAATTGTCGGCGGCGTGACACCTGGAAAAGGCGGCACAGAGGTTGAAGGAGTGCCGGTTTTCAATACGGTTATTGACGCAAAAAATGAAACAGGTGCAAATGCATCCGTCATTTACGTTCCTGCGCCTTTTGCAGCTGACTCCATCATGGAAGCAGTAGACGCAGAGCTTGATCTTGTTATTTGTATTACAGAGCATATCCCGGTAATGGATATGGTAAAGGTTAAACGCTACATGGAAGGCAAAAAAACACGCCTTGTAGGACCTAACTGCCCGGGTGTCATTACACCAGGCGAGTGCAAAATCGGCATCATGCCAGGCTACATTCATACAAAAGGCCATGTAGGAGTTGTTTCCCGTTCAGGAACGCTTACATATGAAGCAGTGCACCAGCTTTCCCAGGCAGGTATCGGGCAGTCTTCAGCAGTTGGAATCGGCGGAGATCCAGTCAACGGCACAAACTTTATCGATGTTCTAAAAGCATTCAATGAAGATCCTGAAACGTATGCTGTGATCATGATTGGTGAAATCGGCGGTACAGCTGAGGAAGAAGCTGCTGAATGGGTAAAGGCCAACATGACTAAACCTGTAGTCGGTTTCATCGGAGGAAAAACAGCGCCTCCTGGAAAACGTATGGGCCACGCAGGTGCGATCATTTCTGGAGGAAAAGGAACGGCTGAAGAAAAAGTCAAAACGATGAATGCTTGCGGCATTCAAGTAGCGGATACACCTTCAGTAATGGGTGAAACCCTGATTTCTGTTCTGAAAGAAAAAGGCATTTATGAGAACTGCAAAACACACTAA
- the dprA gene encoding DNA-processing protein DprA — translation MNSIQNTLLLISHCRGIRAAKLRKLYAFDRSFSLLQSLKPSEYQSLGLVTPSYYSAFSKDFTSLKIPDIQTSLEKQETRFLTILDPLYPDLLKELPDPPLFLFCKGDLGLFQHRRSLGVAGARQSTQYGREALERVLIPLIKQGFVIVSGLAEGIDTAAHAVSIVNGGKTIAVLGGGFQHIYPSSNRGLANEISNHHLLISEYAPHIRPQKWHFPERNRLISGLSSGTLIAEAKQRSGSLITAQLAMEQGKDVFAIPGRILDRNSDGTNELIKDGAKLVMTAEDILEEFYGIGLRASGNYEE, via the coding sequence GTGAACAGCATACAAAACACACTGCTCCTGATTTCTCACTGCAGGGGTATTCGTGCTGCGAAGCTTAGAAAACTCTATGCATTCGACCGGTCTTTCAGCCTTCTCCAAAGCCTGAAACCCTCTGAGTACCAGTCGTTAGGACTGGTTACCCCCTCCTATTATTCTGCCTTCTCCAAAGATTTTACTTCATTAAAAATACCAGACATCCAAACAAGCCTTGAAAAACAAGAAACCCGCTTCCTTACCATTCTCGACCCGTTATATCCCGATCTTCTAAAAGAACTACCCGATCCGCCTCTATTCTTATTTTGTAAAGGAGATCTTGGGCTTTTTCAGCATCGCAGATCACTGGGAGTTGCGGGAGCAAGACAATCCACGCAGTACGGCAGAGAAGCGCTGGAAAGGGTTCTTATTCCTCTTATCAAACAAGGATTCGTCATAGTCAGCGGGCTTGCTGAAGGCATTGATACAGCGGCACACGCTGTGTCGATTGTTAATGGAGGGAAAACGATTGCAGTGCTTGGGGGAGGATTTCAGCATATTTATCCCTCCTCCAACCGGGGTCTGGCAAATGAAATCAGCAATCACCATCTCCTGATCTCAGAATACGCTCCCCATATCAGGCCCCAAAAATGGCATTTTCCAGAACGAAACCGACTAATCAGCGGATTAAGCAGCGGGACGCTGATTGCAGAGGCTAAGCAAAGGAGCGGCTCCCTTATAACAGCGCAGCTTGCTATGGAGCAGGGGAAGGATGTTTTCGCTATTCCGGGCCGCATTTTGGATAGAAACTCGGATGGGACGAATGAATTGATTAAAGATGGGGCAAAACTTGTGATGACTGCAGAGGATATTTTAGAAGAATTTTACGGAATTGGATTAAGAGCATCCGGCAACTATGAGGAATAA
- the topA gene encoding type I DNA topoisomerase — protein sequence MSDYLVIVESPAKAKTIEKYLGKKFKVKASMGHVRDLPKSQIGVDVTQNFAPKYITIRGKGDVLKELKSAAKKAKKVYLAADPDREGEAIAWHLAHSLDLDVHSDCRVVFNEITKDAIKESFKHPRAINMDLVDAQQARRILDRLVGYKISPILWKKVKKGLSAGRVQSVALRLIIDREKEIHAFIPEEYWTIESQFFKGKDQFEGSFYGIDGKKRELKTEEDVKEVTSRIKGNSFNVTNVTKKERKRNPAVPFTTSTLQQEAARKLNFRAKKTMMIAQQLYEGIDLGKEGTVGLITYMRTDSTRISETAQTEAAGYIEQQYGQDYLGVKKAVKKNSNSQDAHEAIRPTSTLRDPSSMKEYLSRDQLRLYKLIWERFLASQMASAVLDTMSVDLDNNGVVFRATGSKVKFPGFMKVYVEGNDDQIEEKDRYLPELAAGDEVFSKDTEPAQHFTQPPPRYTEARLVKTLEEQGIGRPSTYAPTLDTIQKRGYVSLDNKRFIPTELGEIVLELIMEFFPEIIDVEFTARMENSLDEVEDGHIQWVKIIDDFYKDFEKRIIIAETEMEEVEIKPEYAGVDCEECGNPMVIKMGRYGKFMACSNFPDCRNTKPIVKEIGVPCPKCDKGNVVERKSKKKRLFYGCDRYPECDFLSWDKPIARNCPRCEAMLVEKKLKKGVQVQCTACDYKEEQQK from the coding sequence ATGTCGGATTACCTGGTTATTGTAGAATCACCAGCAAAAGCGAAAACAATTGAGAAGTATTTAGGGAAAAAGTTTAAAGTGAAAGCATCTATGGGACACGTCCGCGATTTGCCGAAAAGTCAAATTGGTGTTGACGTAACACAAAACTTTGCGCCTAAGTATATTACGATCAGAGGAAAAGGCGATGTATTAAAGGAATTAAAATCTGCTGCAAAAAAAGCAAAGAAAGTCTATCTCGCGGCTGACCCGGATCGCGAAGGGGAAGCAATTGCCTGGCATCTGGCCCACAGCCTTGATCTTGATGTCCATTCGGACTGCCGGGTTGTATTCAATGAGATTACAAAGGACGCAATTAAAGAGTCTTTTAAACATCCAAGAGCGATTAATATGGACTTGGTGGATGCCCAGCAGGCGAGAAGAATACTGGATCGGCTTGTAGGCTATAAAATAAGTCCAATTCTTTGGAAAAAAGTTAAAAAAGGTCTTAGTGCAGGACGGGTTCAATCGGTTGCTCTCCGGCTGATCATCGACAGGGAAAAAGAGATCCATGCATTTATACCTGAAGAATACTGGACAATAGAAAGCCAATTTTTCAAAGGCAAGGATCAATTCGAAGGATCTTTTTACGGAATTGACGGAAAAAAACGCGAGCTTAAAACGGAAGAGGATGTAAAAGAAGTAACATCCCGCATCAAGGGTAATTCGTTTAACGTGACGAATGTGACAAAGAAAGAGAGAAAGCGCAACCCTGCGGTGCCGTTTACAACATCCACCTTACAGCAGGAAGCTGCCCGAAAGCTGAATTTCAGAGCCAAGAAAACGATGATGATTGCCCAGCAATTATATGAAGGAATTGATCTTGGCAAAGAGGGGACCGTCGGGTTAATCACATATATGAGAACGGATTCCACAAGAATTTCTGAAACCGCTCAAACTGAAGCAGCAGGATACATTGAACAGCAGTACGGACAAGACTATCTGGGTGTTAAGAAAGCCGTGAAGAAAAATTCCAATTCGCAGGACGCCCATGAAGCCATTCGTCCGACATCTACATTAAGAGACCCATCCTCCATGAAGGAATACTTGAGCCGTGACCAGCTCCGACTATACAAATTGATTTGGGAGCGCTTTTTAGCAAGCCAAATGGCTTCAGCTGTACTTGACACAATGAGCGTAGACTTAGATAATAATGGAGTTGTCTTCAGAGCTACAGGGTCAAAGGTTAAATTTCCTGGTTTCATGAAAGTATATGTTGAAGGAAATGATGATCAGATAGAAGAAAAGGACCGCTACTTGCCGGAGCTTGCCGCAGGTGACGAAGTATTTTCAAAAGATACGGAGCCCGCTCAGCATTTTACCCAGCCGCCTCCAAGGTATACGGAAGCACGTTTGGTTAAAACGCTTGAAGAGCAGGGAATCGGGAGACCGTCCACCTATGCGCCTACACTTGATACGATTCAAAAAAGAGGGTACGTATCACTTGATAACAAGCGCTTTATTCCGACAGAGCTTGGAGAAATTGTCCTGGAACTGATTATGGAGTTTTTTCCGGAAATAATTGATGTCGAATTTACAGCCCGTATGGAAAACAGTCTGGATGAAGTGGAAGACGGCCATATCCAATGGGTAAAAATTATAGATGATTTCTACAAAGATTTTGAAAAACGGATTATTATTGCCGAAACCGAGATGGAAGAAGTAGAAATCAAGCCGGAATATGCAGGTGTAGATTGTGAAGAGTGCGGCAACCCAATGGTTATCAAGATGGGCCGCTACGGTAAATTCATGGCATGCTCCAATTTCCCGGACTGCCGCAATACGAAGCCTATTGTGAAAGAGATCGGAGTTCCTTGTCCTAAATGCGATAAAGGAAATGTCGTTGAACGCAAATCCAAGAAGAAACGTCTTTTTTACGGCTGCGACAGATATCCTGAGTGTGATTTCCTGTCATGGGATAAGCCGATAGCAAGGAACTGCCCGCGCTGTGAAGCGATGCTGGTTGAAAAGAAGCTGAAAAAAGGTGTTCAGGTTCAATGTACAGCCTGTGATTACAAAGAAGAGCAGCAAAAGTAA
- the trmFO gene encoding FADH(2)-oxidizing methylenetetrahydrofolate--tRNA-(uracil(54)-C(5))-methyltransferase TrmFO gives MSQPSTVNVIGAGLAGSEAAWQLAERGVHVNLYEMRPVKQTPAHHTDKFAELVCSNSLRGNALTNAVGVLKEEMRQLNSVIIKSADDCAVPAGGALAVDRHEFAGLVTERVKNHPNVTVMNEEVTHIPEGPTIIATGPLTSKALSDELQKLTGEDYFYFYDAAAPILEKDSIDMDKVYLKSRYDKGEAAYLNCPMTEEEFDRFYEALIEAETVPLKEFEKEIFFEGCMPIEVMAKRGKKTMLFGPMKPVGLEDPKTGKRPYAVVQLRQDDAAGTLYNIVGFQTHLKWGPQKEVLKLIPGLENAEIVRYGVMHRNTFINSPKLLKPTYQSKHREDLFFAGQMTGVEGYVESAASGLLAGINAANLVLGKELAVLPAETALGSMANYITSANPDNFQPMNANFGIFPELPKRIKVKKDRYEAYANRALETIQKISKTI, from the coding sequence ATGAGTCAACCATCTACTGTTAATGTGATAGGAGCAGGTCTTGCCGGAAGCGAAGCAGCATGGCAGCTTGCAGAAAGAGGAGTCCATGTTAACTTATATGAAATGAGGCCGGTAAAGCAGACACCTGCTCATCATACGGACAAATTTGCTGAGCTTGTATGCAGCAATTCACTAAGAGGCAATGCACTGACAAATGCTGTTGGAGTGCTTAAAGAAGAAATGAGACAGTTAAACTCGGTTATTATTAAATCCGCAGATGATTGTGCGGTTCCTGCCGGAGGAGCACTTGCAGTCGATCGCCATGAATTTGCAGGGCTGGTAACGGAACGGGTTAAGAATCATCCGAATGTGACCGTGATGAATGAAGAGGTTACTCATATCCCTGAGGGACCAACAATCATCGCAACAGGCCCGCTTACTTCAAAGGCACTGTCAGATGAGCTGCAAAAACTCACAGGAGAAGATTATTTCTATTTTTATGATGCGGCAGCACCCATTCTCGAAAAAGACAGCATTGATATGGACAAAGTGTATTTAAAGTCCCGCTATGACAAGGGCGAAGCGGCATATTTAAATTGTCCGATGACAGAAGAAGAATTTGACCGTTTCTATGAAGCTCTCATTGAGGCTGAAACCGTTCCATTGAAGGAATTTGAAAAAGAAATCTTTTTTGAGGGCTGCATGCCGATCGAAGTAATGGCTAAGCGCGGAAAGAAGACCATGCTGTTTGGACCGATGAAGCCTGTTGGACTGGAAGACCCGAAAACAGGGAAGCGTCCATATGCAGTAGTTCAGCTTAGACAAGATGATGCAGCGGGAACCCTATATAATATTGTCGGTTTTCAGACACATTTAAAATGGGGACCTCAAAAAGAAGTGCTAAAGCTCATCCCAGGTCTTGAAAATGCAGAAATTGTCCGCTATGGCGTAATGCACCGCAATACATTTATTAATTCTCCAAAACTGTTAAAGCCTACTTATCAGTCCAAACACCGTGAAGATTTATTCTTTGCAGGTCAAATGACAGGTGTTGAAGGGTATGTAGAATCAGCGGCTTCAGGGCTTCTGGCCGGCATAAACGCCGCAAATCTTGTGCTGGGCAAAGAACTTGCTGTGCTTCCTGCTGAAACGGCATTAGGAAGTATGGCTAACTACATTACTTCAGCTAATCCGGACAATTTCCAGCCAATGAATGCTAACTTTGGAATCTTTCCCGAACTTCCTAAAAGAATCAAAGTGAAGAAAGATCGTTACGAGGCTTATGCAAATAGAGCGCTGGAAACAATTCAAAAAATTTCGAAAACAATTTGA
- the xerC gene encoding tyrosine recombinase XerC yields MDIVKKSLILFVEYLQIEKNYSQYTIVNYSANIEEFALFMQEEGIAGLDVVTYQDIRLYLTKLHQMKLARRTISKKISSLRSFYKFLNREKLLNDNPFSLVSLPKKEGRIPTFLYEKELELLFSVSDLSTPLGQRNQALLEMLYGTGIRVSECAGLKKQDADLYMGTVLVNGKGNKQRYVPFGSYAQDALELYLKDGREQLIQKAAPNDAIFLNNRGNPLKAGGIRHILNELVKKSAANLHIHPHMFRHTFATHLLNEGADLRSVQELLGHSHLSSTQIYTHVSKDQLKKTYMSHHPRA; encoded by the coding sequence ATGGATATTGTTAAGAAAAGTTTAATTTTGTTCGTAGAATATTTACAAATTGAGAAAAACTATTCACAATATACAATTGTGAATTACTCTGCAAATATTGAAGAATTTGCCCTTTTTATGCAAGAAGAGGGAATTGCGGGTCTTGATGTTGTGACCTACCAGGATATTAGACTGTATTTGACAAAGCTTCATCAGATGAAACTGGCAAGACGAACAATTTCTAAGAAGATTTCCAGTCTCCGAAGCTTCTATAAGTTTCTTAACCGTGAAAAACTTCTGAATGATAACCCGTTTTCACTTGTTTCTCTTCCGAAAAAAGAGGGAAGGATTCCAACTTTTCTTTATGAAAAAGAGCTGGAGCTGCTATTCTCTGTTTCCGACCTTTCCACACCGCTTGGCCAAAGGAATCAGGCCCTTCTCGAAATGCTTTATGGCACGGGAATAAGGGTGAGCGAGTGTGCAGGGTTAAAAAAACAGGATGCGGATCTTTATATGGGAACAGTTCTTGTAAACGGCAAGGGAAATAAGCAGCGCTATGTCCCGTTCGGCAGCTATGCCCAAGATGCTCTGGAGCTGTATTTAAAAGATGGACGTGAGCAGCTCATACAAAAGGCCGCACCGAATGATGCAATCTTTTTGAACAATCGCGGAAATCCGTTAAAAGCTGGAGGCATCCGGCATATCTTAAATGAGCTGGTTAAAAAGTCTGCAGCAAACTTACATATTCATCCGCACATGTTCCGCCATACGTTTGCCACACATCTGTTAAATGAAGGTGCCGACCTGCGAAGTGTTCAGGAGCTGCTGGGTCATTCCCACCTGTCCTCCACACAAATTTATACACATGTTTCTAAGGATCAGCTGAAGAAGACATATATGTCTCATCATCCTAGAGCGTAA
- the hslV gene encoding ATP-dependent protease subunit HslV translates to MSEFHATTIFAIHHKDGYAMAGDGQVTFGNAVVMKHTARKVRRLFNGKVIAGFAGSVADAFTLFEMFEGRLEEYNGNLQRAAVELAKEWRSDKVLRRLEAMLIVMNKEDLLLISGTGEVIEPDDGILAIGSGGNYALSAGRALKRYSGESLSAKEIAEGALRIAGEICVYTNDNVIVEEL, encoded by the coding sequence ATGAGTGAATTCCATGCAACCACAATATTTGCCATTCACCATAAAGACGGGTATGCGATGGCAGGCGACGGCCAGGTAACGTTCGGCAATGCTGTCGTCATGAAGCATACAGCAAGAAAAGTCCGCAGATTATTTAACGGAAAAGTAATCGCCGGTTTTGCAGGTTCTGTAGCAGATGCGTTTACTCTGTTTGAGATGTTTGAAGGCAGGCTCGAAGAATATAATGGCAACCTTCAGCGCGCAGCAGTAGAGCTTGCTAAGGAATGGAGAAGCGATAAAGTTCTCAGAAGGCTTGAAGCGATGCTTATTGTAATGAACAAGGAAGATTTACTCCTAATTTCAGGAACAGGGGAAGTCATCGAACCTGATGACGGCATCCTTGCTATCGGTTCCGGAGGCAACTATGCTCTTTCAGCAGGAAGAGCCTTAAAGCGCTACAGCGGGGAAAGCTTGTCAGCTAAAGAAATTGCTGAAGGAGCACTCCGAATCGCAGGAGAA